In the genome of Bombus affinis isolate iyBomAffi1 chromosome 7, iyBomAffi1.2, whole genome shotgun sequence, one region contains:
- the LOC126918611 gene encoding uncharacterized protein LOC126918611 isoform X1, giving the protein MLQCCGVGGGASTAPQAPQLQDTGSAVGITTSTKTTIMQDAVLESILEQMRETEARKADLERQHAEAQNQLHEKIAGRYQGPESVEALQSKIRELEKKTELQMVRHEELSLELTSLRRARSRGPMVGHSTVPTTWPPTGSEIDRIIAKIEQDNSASRMIHDLDHTRGSVTTQQPSVTQGILRSSSENLPNLCQHQHPPPHALNLGMPTQMSHYAGSPMPLTPMMPGCPPLTPNGPPYHYSEAIPPAPSLSTSQSQPVFQQKMQQYQQPQPTHTELQSSHSQSVLQAQQKQQTHTHYTSNQYQESYPHTQTYQQPLQQQQQQQPQHSASTTYLTSSSQSILPHYSQPTQTAQSFQLNGSQQATTYPSLSITSHPNGTYSTGASSFSTQLPHHNFSVPQTSIPQTTLSSLPPYSTSSFHSTLGALTSVPQTALSFSSVPSSFVTSGSTYSTVGTNAFGTSGVSSGTTSTGLLQAISDPLQAMQQLSAQSQVNQLQQQAIIQQIQQSLRASSPTAPATTGHHFLGSRQMPKIPSSILPNPLDRLTNDNIVTEGQVDMLDIPGKGRCYVYIARFTYEPFQHSPNENPEAELPVQGGDYLLVWGQPDEDGFLDAETLDGRRGLVPANFVQKLIGDDLLEFHQAVLGLRDVDDSASTNIPQVSNCYLQDIDLELAALEEGNRNRQAELSAYAELDNIAEEDEQEPPEVYLFSDLVPAPQHLTLERQLNKSVLIGWTAPENTHQLESYHVYVDGVLKVTVKATERTRALVEGVDSTRPHRISVRSVTHSRRTSRDAACTMVIGKDVALGPTAVKASNVTATSAVISWMPSNSNHQHVVCVNNVEVRTVKPGVYRHTITGLAPSTIYRVTVKAKNLRATHFEDQNTQAANNLACHVHFKTLPKGLPDPPVDIQVEAGPQDGTLLVTWQPVALNGSAVTGYAVYADGKKVTDVDSPTGDHALVDIHKLMGLNPKHITVRTKSRESQSGDSCATAIPCSVLRGGTATHLQHGSTHMQDQGQPQPSGTGQVDDPNRHRMGVVGQRYPSTPVPSHIRRHGNTRVDSHGQVIIETDENLSDKEIYPGQSMSQMGVPEITKDSASEANYSEEDDPSRRGRGMPLHHGSQHRYGSQMGQQGLPGTHRPGRMSGPAGRPQDPYYEHSTQGSQRGRTSSYRGRGMQAQGGASHPSSSAQQMNKRTRWFVALFDYDPKRMSPNPDACEEELPFSEGDTIKVYGEKDADGFYWGECHGRRGYVPYNMVEEIKDPNQPGQGQSGRRGRWGDIYASMPVKKMIALYDYDPHELSPNVDSQVELAFQTGNEIYVYGDLDDDGFYMGELNGVRGLVPSNFLTEAPDQPSQGQLPPGNRRPPGQSQGPGVRGPPPPPREPPPTGHRRGKDACIVPVSVPVCHLDSRQQQQQQQPPSLMNNQQHQLQHQQNNPPHLAYQQANHHSYTTVTTSNQHGPTPMGAHQQGPVPPHLQQQGKGRGGAINRGSNVPGGMQGLGQQDYQQQNQPYQQQQQNPQNQNYQPQNQGYQQQGAGFGPQGQQFQQQQPQQQQQQQPNQPYSQQNQGSSMQGNQGTSKPMRGIPTVLPTPQAKAQPNTTQGQQQQQQQQQQQSTGPNLMQKFTEMAGASAGGDILSKGKELIFMKFGLGK; this is encoded by the exons ATGTTGCAGTGCTGTGGTGTTGGAGGTGGCGCTTCCACGGCACCTCAGGCTCCGCAGCTGCAGGATACCGGATCTGCTGTCGGGATTACCACCTCCACGAAAACCACCATCATGCAGGACGCAGTTCTTGAATCCATCCTCGAG CAAATGCGTGAAACGGAAGCTCGAAAAGCGGATCTGGAGCGCCAACATGCAGAAGCACAGAATCAGCTACACGAAAAGATAGCAGGACGATATCAAGGCCCGGAATCGGTTGAAGCATTGCAATCAAAGATAAGGGAACTTGAAAAGAAGACGGAGTTACAGATGGTCAGGCACGAAGAATTGTCCTTGGAATTAACAAGCCTGAGACGTGCACGAAGCAGAGGACCTATGGTGGGTCACTCGACGGTCCCGACTACTTGGCCTCCGACTGGTTCTGAAATTGACAGAATAATAGCAAAGATAGAACAAGATAATAG TGCTAGTAGAATGATACACGATTTGGATCATACTCGAGGATCCGTTACTACGCAACAACCCTCAGTTACACAGGGTATTTTGCGATCTAGCTCGGAAAACCTTCCTAATCTCTGTCAACATCAACATCCACCTCCACATGCTTTGAACCTAGGAATGCCAACACAGATGAGTCAC TATGCAGGTTCACCTATGCCCTTAACGCCAATGATGCCAGGCTGTCCACCACTGACTCCGAATGGGCCGCCGTATCACTACAGCGAGGCAATTCCACCAGCACCGTCGCTCTCCACTAGTCAATCGCAACCTGTTTTTCAACAAAAGATGCAACAGTATCAACAACCGCAACCGACACATACAGAGTTACAGAGCTCTCATTCTCAAAGTGTTCTGCAGGCACAGCAGAAGCAACAAACGCACACCCATTATACGAGTAATCAGTATCAGGAGAGTTATCCACATACGCAAACCTATCAGCAGCCGCtccagcagcaacaacaacaacagccaCAACATTCGGCCTCTACAACGTACCTGACGTCATCGAGCCAAAGCATATTACCTCATTACTCCCAGCCCACACAGACCGCCCAAAGTTTTCAATTGAATGGAAGTCAGCAG GCAACGACGTATCCAAGTTTGTCCATTACGTCGCATCCAAACGGAACATATAGTACAGGGGCGAGTAGCTTTAGTACTCAACTACCGCATCACAACTTTTCCGTTCCACAGACAAGTATCCCACAAACTACGTTATCCTCGTTGCCACCCTATTCGACATCCTCCTTTCACTCTACTTTGGGTGCACTTACCAGTGTACCTCAAACCGCTCTTTCCTTTTCGAGCGTACCGAGCAGTTTCGTCACTAGCGGATCGACCTATTCCACCGTCGGGACCAATGCTTTTGGCACGTCAGGCGTAAGCTCAG GAACCACATCGACAGGATTATTACAAGCGATAAGCGATCCTCTTCAAGCAATGCAGCAACTTTCTGCTCAGTCTCAAGTCAATCAACTTCAACAGCAAGCTATTATCCAGCAGATTCAGCAAAGTTTACGCGCCAGTTCGCCGACAGCACCTGCTACGACGGGTCATCATTTCCTTGGTTCAAGGCAGATGCCAAAGATACCCAGTAGTATACTTCCTAATCCCTTGGATCGACTGACCAATGACAATATTGTAACAGAGGGTCAAGTGGACATGCTGGATATACCCGGCAAAGGCAGATGTTACGTCTATATTGCTCGTTTTACATACGAGCCTTTTCAACACTCGCCAAACGAAAATCCAGAAGCGGAGTTGCCTGTTCAGGGAGGCGATTATCTTCTTGTTTGGGGACAACCGGACGAAGATGGTTTTCTCGATGCAGAAACTCTTGACGGTAGACGTGGTCTCGTTCCAGCTAATTTCGTCCAAAAATTAATCGGCGATGACCTATTAGAATTTCATCAAGCCGTTCTTGGCCTCAGAGACGTTGATGATTCTGCTTCGACTAATATTCCCCAAGTGAGCAAT tGTTATCTCCAGGATATTGATCTGGAGTTAGCGGCTTTAGAAGAAGGAAATCGAAATCGACAAGCTGAACTATCTGCTTACGCGGAGCTTGATAATATAGCAGAAGAAGACGAACAAGAGCCACCAG AAGTCTACCTGTTTTCGGACCTAGTTCCGGCGCCGCAGCACCTTACACTCGAGCGGCAATTGAACAAGAGCGTCTTAATTGGTTGGACGGCACCAGAAAATACTCATCAGTTGGAGTCCTATCACGTCTATGTGGATGGAGTGTTGAAGGTTACTGTGAAAGCAACTGAGAGGACCAGAGCATTGGTTGAGGGAGTTGATTCTACCAGG CCACACAGGATAAGCGTGCGATCAGTGACGCATTCACGAAGAACGTCTCGTGATGCCGCTTGCACAATGGTGATCGGTAAGGATGTAGCCTTGGGTCCAACTGCTGTCAAGGCGTCGAATGTAACCGCCACCAGTGCTGTCATATCGTGGATGCCGAGCAATAGTAATCATCAACACGTGGTTTGCGTGAATAACGTCGAAGTTAGGACGGTGAAGCCTGGTGTTTACAGACACACAATTACTGGTTTAGCACCCTCGACAATCTATAGGGTGACTGTTAAAGCGAAGAACCTGAGAGCGACGCACTTCGAGGACCAAAACACTCAAGCGGCAAACAATTTAGCATGTCACGTCCATTTCAAAACGTTGCCCAAAGGATTACCTGATCCTCCGGTCGATATCCAG GTGGAGGCTGGACCGCAGGACGGCACTTTGCTAGTGACCTGGCAGCCTGTTGCCCTAAACGGTTCGGCCGTCACCGGTTACGCGGTGTATGCCGATGGAAAAAAGGTCACCGACGTAGACAGCCCCACTGGTGACCACGCTCTGGTGGACATACATAAGCTTATGGGCTTGAACCCAAAGCACATCACAGTTAGGACAAAAAGCAGGGAAAGTCAATCGGGCGATAGCTGTGCTACTGCCATTCCTTGTAGCGTTCTTCGTGGCGGGACCGCGACTCATTTGCAACATGGATCTACGCACATGCAAGATCAAGGACAACCTCAGCCTTCTGGCACCGGGCAAGTGGACGACCCGAATAGACATCGTATGGGAGTTGTAGGTCAGAGATATCCATCGACTCCTGTACCATCTCACATAAGGCGACACGGCAATACTAGGGTTGACTCTCACGGCCAAGTTATCATCGAGACTGACGAAAATTTATCCGATAAAGAAATTTATCCTGGACAGAGCATGTCCCAGATGG GAGTTCCAGAGATCACCAAAGATTCGGCAAGCGAAGCGAATTACAGCGAGGAAGATGATCCGTCACGCAGAGGTAGAGGAATGCCACTGCATCATGGCAGCCAACATCGATACGGATCACAAATGGGACAGCAAGGACTTCCTGGGACACATCGACCCGGAAGAATGAGTGGTCCTGCTGGTAGACCTCAAGATCCTTACTATGAACACTCGACACAAG GAAGTCAGAGAGGTAGGACTTCTAGTTACCGTGGACGGGGAATGCAAGCTCAAGGTGGTGCCAGTCATCCATCGAGCAGTGCACAACAAATGAACAAGAGAACACGCTGGTTTGTTGCTCTATTCGATTATGACCCGAAAAGAATGTCACCCAATCCAGACGCATGCGAAGAAGAATTGCCATTCTCTGAAGGCGATACGATTAAG GTGTACGGTGAAAAAGATGCTGATGGATTTTATTGGGGAGAATGTCATGGTAGACGAGGATACGTTCCTTACAACATGGTTGAAGAAATTAAAGATCCGAATCAGCCAGGACAGGGACAGTCAGGAAGGAGAGGAAGATGGGGAGATATCTACGCTAGCATGCCTGTAAAGAAAATGATAGCACTATACGATTATGACCCTCACGAATTATCTCCCAATGTTGATTCC CAAGTGGAACTGGCATTTCAAACTGGGAATGAAATTTATGTCTATGGTGATTTGGACGATGATGGATTTTATATGGGTGAATTGAATGGTGTGCGTGGCCTAGTACCGAGCAATTTCCTCACTGAGGCGCCTGATCAGCCGTCACAAGGACAACTTCCTCCAGGAAACAGAAGACCTCCTGGTCAAAGTCAAGGACCCGGAGTAAGAGGACCACCTCCTCCGCCTCGAGAACCTCCTCCTACTGGTCATCGACGAGGCAAAG ATGCCTGCATTGTGCCTGTGTCTGTCCCTGTCTGTCACTTAGACTCtagacaacaacaacaacaacaacaaccacCATCACTAATGAACAACCAACAACATCAACTCCAACATCAACAAAACAATCCACCGCATCTAGCGTACCAACAAGCGAATCACCACAGCTACACGACTGTAACCACGTCCAATCAACATGGGCCCACACCTATGGGTGCCCATCAGCAAGGCCCCGTACCACCCCACCTTCAACAGCAG GGGAAGGGGAGGGGAGGCGCGATCAATCGTGGTAGTAATGTGCCAGGAGGTATGCAGGGCCTTGGTCAGCAAGATTATCAGCAACAGAATCAACCGTACCAACAGCAACAGCAGAATCCGCAGAACCAAAACTATCAACCACAGAATCAAGGTTATCAACAGCAGGGTGCAGGGTTTGGTCCCCAAGGCCAACAATTCCAGCAACAACAGCctcagcagcagcaacagcaacaaccgAATCAACCGTATTCGCAACAGAACCAAGGTTCCTCTATGCAAGGCAATCAGGGCACGAGTAAGCCGATGAGAGGAATACCAACGGTGTTACCAACGCCTCAAGCGAAGGCGCAACCGAATACTACTCAAGgccaacaacagcaacaacagcagcaacagcagcagagTACAGGGCCGAATCTGATGCAAAAATTCACGGAGATGGCCGGTGCGAGCGCTGGCGGCGATATCCTGTCGAAAGGGAAAGAACTGATTTTCATGAAGTTCGGACTAGGCAAGTGA
- the LOC126918611 gene encoding uncharacterized protein LOC126918611 isoform X3, with product MLQCCGVGGGASTAPQAPQLQDTGSAVGITTSTKTTIMQDAVLESILEQMRETEARKADLERQHAEAQNQLHEKIAGRYQGPESVEALQSKIRELEKKTELQMVRHEELSLELTSLRRARSRGPMVGHSTVPTTWPPTGSEIDRIIAKIEQDNSASRMIHDLDHTRGSVTTQQPSVTQGILRSSSENLPNLCQHQHPPPHALNLGMPTQMSHYAGSPMPLTPMMPGCPPLTPNGPPYHYSEAIPPAPSLSTSQSQPVFQQKMQQYQQPQPTHTELQSSHSQSVLQAQQKQQTHTHYTSNQYQESYPHTQTYQQPLQQQQQQQPQHSASTTYLTSSSQSILPHYSQPTQTAQSFQLNGSQQATTYPSLSITSHPNGTYSTGASSFSTQLPHHNFSVPQTSIPQTTLSSLPPYSTSSFHSTLGALTSVPQTALSFSSVPSSFVTSGSTYSTVGTNAFGTSGVSSGTTSTGLLQAISDPLQAMQQLSAQSQVNQLQQQAIIQQIQQSLRASSPTAPATTGHHFLGSRQMPKIPSSILPNPLDRLTNDNIVTEGQVDMLDIPGKGRCYVYIARFTYEPFQHSPNENPEAELPVQGGDYLLVWGQPDEDGFLDAETLDGRRGLVPANFVQKLIGDDLLEFHQAVLGLRDVDDSASTNIPQVSNCYLQDIDLELAALEEGNRNRQAELSAYAELDNIAEEDEQEPPVPAPQHLTLERQLNKSVLIGWTAPENTHQLESYHVYVDGVLKVTVKATERTRALVEGVDSTRPHRISVRSVTHSRRTSRDAACTMVIGKDVALGPTAVKASNVTATSAVISWMPSNSNHQHVVCVNNVEVRTVKPGVYRHTITGLAPSTIYRVTVKAKNLRATHFEDQNTQAANNLACHVHFKTLPKGLPDPPVDIQVEAGPQDGTLLVTWQPVALNGSAVTGYAVYADGKKVTDVDSPTGDHALVDIHKLMGLNPKHITVRTKSRESQSGDSCATAIPCSVLRGGTATHLQHGSTHMQDQGQPQPSGTGQVDDPNRHRMGVVGQRYPSTPVPSHIRRHGNTRVDSHGQVIIETDENLSDKEIYPGQSMSQMGVPEITKDSASEANYSEEDDPSRRGRGMPLHHGSQHRYGSQMGQQGLPGTHRPGRMSGPAGRPQDPYYEHSTQGSQRGRTSSYRGRGMQAQGGASHPSSSAQQMNKRTRWFVALFDYDPKRMSPNPDACEEELPFSEGDTIKVYGEKDADGFYWGECHGRRGYVPYNMVEEIKDPNQPGQGQSGRRGRWGDIYASMPVKKMIALYDYDPHELSPNVDSQVELAFQTGNEIYVYGDLDDDGFYMGELNGVRGLVPSNFLTEAPDQPSQGQLPPGNRRPPGQSQGPGVRGPPPPPREPPPTGHRRGKDACIVPVSVPVCHLDSRQQQQQQQPPSLMNNQQHQLQHQQNNPPHLAYQQANHHSYTTVTTSNQHGPTPMGAHQQGPVPPHLQQQGKGRGGAINRGSNVPGGMQGLGQQDYQQQNQPYQQQQQNPQNQNYQPQNQGYQQQGAGFGPQGQQFQQQQPQQQQQQQPNQPYSQQNQGSSMQGNQGTSKPMRGIPTVLPTPQAKAQPNTTQGQQQQQQQQQQQSTGPNLMQKFTEMAGASAGGDILSKGKELIFMKFGLGK from the exons ATGTTGCAGTGCTGTGGTGTTGGAGGTGGCGCTTCCACGGCACCTCAGGCTCCGCAGCTGCAGGATACCGGATCTGCTGTCGGGATTACCACCTCCACGAAAACCACCATCATGCAGGACGCAGTTCTTGAATCCATCCTCGAG CAAATGCGTGAAACGGAAGCTCGAAAAGCGGATCTGGAGCGCCAACATGCAGAAGCACAGAATCAGCTACACGAAAAGATAGCAGGACGATATCAAGGCCCGGAATCGGTTGAAGCATTGCAATCAAAGATAAGGGAACTTGAAAAGAAGACGGAGTTACAGATGGTCAGGCACGAAGAATTGTCCTTGGAATTAACAAGCCTGAGACGTGCACGAAGCAGAGGACCTATGGTGGGTCACTCGACGGTCCCGACTACTTGGCCTCCGACTGGTTCTGAAATTGACAGAATAATAGCAAAGATAGAACAAGATAATAG TGCTAGTAGAATGATACACGATTTGGATCATACTCGAGGATCCGTTACTACGCAACAACCCTCAGTTACACAGGGTATTTTGCGATCTAGCTCGGAAAACCTTCCTAATCTCTGTCAACATCAACATCCACCTCCACATGCTTTGAACCTAGGAATGCCAACACAGATGAGTCAC TATGCAGGTTCACCTATGCCCTTAACGCCAATGATGCCAGGCTGTCCACCACTGACTCCGAATGGGCCGCCGTATCACTACAGCGAGGCAATTCCACCAGCACCGTCGCTCTCCACTAGTCAATCGCAACCTGTTTTTCAACAAAAGATGCAACAGTATCAACAACCGCAACCGACACATACAGAGTTACAGAGCTCTCATTCTCAAAGTGTTCTGCAGGCACAGCAGAAGCAACAAACGCACACCCATTATACGAGTAATCAGTATCAGGAGAGTTATCCACATACGCAAACCTATCAGCAGCCGCtccagcagcaacaacaacaacagccaCAACATTCGGCCTCTACAACGTACCTGACGTCATCGAGCCAAAGCATATTACCTCATTACTCCCAGCCCACACAGACCGCCCAAAGTTTTCAATTGAATGGAAGTCAGCAG GCAACGACGTATCCAAGTTTGTCCATTACGTCGCATCCAAACGGAACATATAGTACAGGGGCGAGTAGCTTTAGTACTCAACTACCGCATCACAACTTTTCCGTTCCACAGACAAGTATCCCACAAACTACGTTATCCTCGTTGCCACCCTATTCGACATCCTCCTTTCACTCTACTTTGGGTGCACTTACCAGTGTACCTCAAACCGCTCTTTCCTTTTCGAGCGTACCGAGCAGTTTCGTCACTAGCGGATCGACCTATTCCACCGTCGGGACCAATGCTTTTGGCACGTCAGGCGTAAGCTCAG GAACCACATCGACAGGATTATTACAAGCGATAAGCGATCCTCTTCAAGCAATGCAGCAACTTTCTGCTCAGTCTCAAGTCAATCAACTTCAACAGCAAGCTATTATCCAGCAGATTCAGCAAAGTTTACGCGCCAGTTCGCCGACAGCACCTGCTACGACGGGTCATCATTTCCTTGGTTCAAGGCAGATGCCAAAGATACCCAGTAGTATACTTCCTAATCCCTTGGATCGACTGACCAATGACAATATTGTAACAGAGGGTCAAGTGGACATGCTGGATATACCCGGCAAAGGCAGATGTTACGTCTATATTGCTCGTTTTACATACGAGCCTTTTCAACACTCGCCAAACGAAAATCCAGAAGCGGAGTTGCCTGTTCAGGGAGGCGATTATCTTCTTGTTTGGGGACAACCGGACGAAGATGGTTTTCTCGATGCAGAAACTCTTGACGGTAGACGTGGTCTCGTTCCAGCTAATTTCGTCCAAAAATTAATCGGCGATGACCTATTAGAATTTCATCAAGCCGTTCTTGGCCTCAGAGACGTTGATGATTCTGCTTCGACTAATATTCCCCAAGTGAGCAAT tGTTATCTCCAGGATATTGATCTGGAGTTAGCGGCTTTAGAAGAAGGAAATCGAAATCGACAAGCTGAACTATCTGCTTACGCGGAGCTTGATAATATAGCAGAAGAAGACGAACAAGAGCCACCAG TTCCGGCGCCGCAGCACCTTACACTCGAGCGGCAATTGAACAAGAGCGTCTTAATTGGTTGGACGGCACCAGAAAATACTCATCAGTTGGAGTCCTATCACGTCTATGTGGATGGAGTGTTGAAGGTTACTGTGAAAGCAACTGAGAGGACCAGAGCATTGGTTGAGGGAGTTGATTCTACCAGG CCACACAGGATAAGCGTGCGATCAGTGACGCATTCACGAAGAACGTCTCGTGATGCCGCTTGCACAATGGTGATCGGTAAGGATGTAGCCTTGGGTCCAACTGCTGTCAAGGCGTCGAATGTAACCGCCACCAGTGCTGTCATATCGTGGATGCCGAGCAATAGTAATCATCAACACGTGGTTTGCGTGAATAACGTCGAAGTTAGGACGGTGAAGCCTGGTGTTTACAGACACACAATTACTGGTTTAGCACCCTCGACAATCTATAGGGTGACTGTTAAAGCGAAGAACCTGAGAGCGACGCACTTCGAGGACCAAAACACTCAAGCGGCAAACAATTTAGCATGTCACGTCCATTTCAAAACGTTGCCCAAAGGATTACCTGATCCTCCGGTCGATATCCAG GTGGAGGCTGGACCGCAGGACGGCACTTTGCTAGTGACCTGGCAGCCTGTTGCCCTAAACGGTTCGGCCGTCACCGGTTACGCGGTGTATGCCGATGGAAAAAAGGTCACCGACGTAGACAGCCCCACTGGTGACCACGCTCTGGTGGACATACATAAGCTTATGGGCTTGAACCCAAAGCACATCACAGTTAGGACAAAAAGCAGGGAAAGTCAATCGGGCGATAGCTGTGCTACTGCCATTCCTTGTAGCGTTCTTCGTGGCGGGACCGCGACTCATTTGCAACATGGATCTACGCACATGCAAGATCAAGGACAACCTCAGCCTTCTGGCACCGGGCAAGTGGACGACCCGAATAGACATCGTATGGGAGTTGTAGGTCAGAGATATCCATCGACTCCTGTACCATCTCACATAAGGCGACACGGCAATACTAGGGTTGACTCTCACGGCCAAGTTATCATCGAGACTGACGAAAATTTATCCGATAAAGAAATTTATCCTGGACAGAGCATGTCCCAGATGG GAGTTCCAGAGATCACCAAAGATTCGGCAAGCGAAGCGAATTACAGCGAGGAAGATGATCCGTCACGCAGAGGTAGAGGAATGCCACTGCATCATGGCAGCCAACATCGATACGGATCACAAATGGGACAGCAAGGACTTCCTGGGACACATCGACCCGGAAGAATGAGTGGTCCTGCTGGTAGACCTCAAGATCCTTACTATGAACACTCGACACAAG GAAGTCAGAGAGGTAGGACTTCTAGTTACCGTGGACGGGGAATGCAAGCTCAAGGTGGTGCCAGTCATCCATCGAGCAGTGCACAACAAATGAACAAGAGAACACGCTGGTTTGTTGCTCTATTCGATTATGACCCGAAAAGAATGTCACCCAATCCAGACGCATGCGAAGAAGAATTGCCATTCTCTGAAGGCGATACGATTAAG GTGTACGGTGAAAAAGATGCTGATGGATTTTATTGGGGAGAATGTCATGGTAGACGAGGATACGTTCCTTACAACATGGTTGAAGAAATTAAAGATCCGAATCAGCCAGGACAGGGACAGTCAGGAAGGAGAGGAAGATGGGGAGATATCTACGCTAGCATGCCTGTAAAGAAAATGATAGCACTATACGATTATGACCCTCACGAATTATCTCCCAATGTTGATTCC CAAGTGGAACTGGCATTTCAAACTGGGAATGAAATTTATGTCTATGGTGATTTGGACGATGATGGATTTTATATGGGTGAATTGAATGGTGTGCGTGGCCTAGTACCGAGCAATTTCCTCACTGAGGCGCCTGATCAGCCGTCACAAGGACAACTTCCTCCAGGAAACAGAAGACCTCCTGGTCAAAGTCAAGGACCCGGAGTAAGAGGACCACCTCCTCCGCCTCGAGAACCTCCTCCTACTGGTCATCGACGAGGCAAAG ATGCCTGCATTGTGCCTGTGTCTGTCCCTGTCTGTCACTTAGACTCtagacaacaacaacaacaacaacaaccacCATCACTAATGAACAACCAACAACATCAACTCCAACATCAACAAAACAATCCACCGCATCTAGCGTACCAACAAGCGAATCACCACAGCTACACGACTGTAACCACGTCCAATCAACATGGGCCCACACCTATGGGTGCCCATCAGCAAGGCCCCGTACCACCCCACCTTCAACAGCAG GGGAAGGGGAGGGGAGGCGCGATCAATCGTGGTAGTAATGTGCCAGGAGGTATGCAGGGCCTTGGTCAGCAAGATTATCAGCAACAGAATCAACCGTACCAACAGCAACAGCAGAATCCGCAGAACCAAAACTATCAACCACAGAATCAAGGTTATCAACAGCAGGGTGCAGGGTTTGGTCCCCAAGGCCAACAATTCCAGCAACAACAGCctcagcagcagcaacagcaacaaccgAATCAACCGTATTCGCAACAGAACCAAGGTTCCTCTATGCAAGGCAATCAGGGCACGAGTAAGCCGATGAGAGGAATACCAACGGTGTTACCAACGCCTCAAGCGAAGGCGCAACCGAATACTACTCAAGgccaacaacagcaacaacagcagcaacagcagcagagTACAGGGCCGAATCTGATGCAAAAATTCACGGAGATGGCCGGTGCGAGCGCTGGCGGCGATATCCTGTCGAAAGGGAAAGAACTGATTTTCATGAAGTTCGGACTAGGCAAGTGA